A single genomic interval of Spinacia oleracea cultivar Varoflay chromosome 6, BTI_SOV_V1, whole genome shotgun sequence harbors:
- the LOC130464335 gene encoding uncharacterized protein — translation MIKSTNPGSYALVTWTADSGNVTPRFKACFFSFAAQVRGFLRGCRPIIGIDGAHLSGYYKGILLTAVAIDGNNEIFPLAYSIVSTESMDTWSYFFRSLKALFVQHGCQRDDWTFISDRMRGVESALYDVFPKAVRRVCAQHLYTNCRQAGYSGTAFHDLFWVAADAYNPYVFNKAMEKIGKLIPEAVGYLDKVPEQWSRHKFDVGVTCDHNTTNFVESFNACTKPFRDLPVLSLLEEIRSWCMTKIGARFDKAVDIGPDQLTPYATKELEERSADSRFCYATNAGGGEFEVLDGHVKFPIRLAARVCGCGKWQGCGIPCKHAIRVIYHQRLNPTDFVSPYFKGAAYKLTYSEHIHPMPDSTQWPTFELPRILPPLMRRAAGRPAKQRRRGAHEKKRGKRNTIVKCGKCKQIGHNSRTCKGGSTAKQRKESAAAAAGSAGASTSGARKRKAPTSNASSSKKSKAA, via the exons ATGATCAAATCTACCAATCCTGGGAGTTATGCCTTGGTCACTTGGACTGCAGATTCTGGTAACGTGACACCCCGTTTCAAGGCTTGCTTTTTCTCCTTTGCTGCACAAGTTAGGGGTTTCTTAAGAGGTTGTAGGCCTATCATAGGCATTGATGGTGCACATTTGAGTGGATACTATAAGGGAATTCTCCTCACTGCAGTTGCTATCGATGggaataatgagatttttcCATTAGCCTATAGCATTGTGAGTACGGAGAGTATGGACACATGGTCCTATTTTTTCAGAAGTTTGAAGGCTTTGTTTGTTCAACATGGGTGCCAGAGGGATGACTGGACTTTTATTAGTGACAGAATGAGG GGAGTAGAATCTGCTTTGTATGATGTTTTCCCCAAAGCAGTCAGGAGGGTCTGTGCTCAGCATCTGTATACCAACTGCAGACAAGCTGGATACAGTGGCACAGCCTTCCATGACTTGTTCTGGGTTGCTGCTGATGCATACAATCCATATGTCTTCAACAAAGCCATGGAAAAGATTGGCAAACTCATCCCAGAAGCAGTGGGATATCTTGACAAAGTGCCTGAACAGTGGTCCAGACACAAGTTTGATGTTGGGGTCACTTGTGATCACAACACCACCAACTTTGTGGAATCCTTCAACGCGTGTACCAAACCCTTTAGGGATCTTCCTGTTTTGTCACTTCTTGAAG AAATAAGGTCTTGGTGCATGACGAAGATCGGGGCCAGATTTGATAAAGCTGTTGACATTGGACCCGATCAATTGACGCCATATGCTACTAAGGAGCTTGAAGAGAGGAGTGCTGACTCGAGGTTCTGTTATGCAACTAATGCTGGGGGGGGTGAATTTGAGGTTTTAGATGGTCATGTGAAGTTCCCTATTAGGCTTGCTGCTAGAGTTTGTGGTTGTGGGAAATGGCAAGGGTGTGGTATACCTTGCAAGCATGCTATTAGGGTAATATACCATCAAAGACTCAATCCTACAGATTTTGTTTCTCCTTACTTCAAAGGGGCAGCCTATAAGCTCACATACTCAGAGCATATTCACCCCATGCCTGACTCAACACAGTGGCCTACATTTGAGCTACCTAGGATTCTTCCCCCACTAATGAGAAGGGCAGCTGGCAGACCAGCCAAGCAGAGAAGAAGAGGTGCTCATGAGAAGAAGAGGGGGAAAAGAAACACCATTGTCAAGTGTGGGAAATGCAAGCAAATTGGGCATAACTCAAGAACCTGTAAAGGAGGTTCCACTGCAAAACAGAGGAAAGAATCTGCTGCAGCTGCTGCTGGTTCTGCTGGTGCATCAACATCTGGTGCTAGGAAGAGGAAGGCTCCAACATCTAATGCATCGAGCAGCAAGAAGTCCAAAGCTGCATAA
- the LOC130463565 gene encoding uncharacterized protein — MIHFHPSDKDTVIREYIQRELCQPKTFAFPFGTFRQRIRRFNPKWFDDHGDWLEYSIEKDATYCFGCYLFKKDNAGRGEVKERFLGIIHVANTVAATLKDAIESLLMEHSLSSINGLKTLILNDSPSAYCVHCFSQQLQLTLVVVAKNNTDCSWLFVDVLPLFLNFVGGSPKRKEFLREIQA; from the exons ATGATACATTTTCATCCAAGTGATAAGGATACTGTTATAAGAGAATACATTCAAAGGGAACTTTGTCAACCTAAAACATTTGCCTTTCCTTTTGGTACTTTTAGGCAAAGAATACGTCGATTTAACCCCAAATGGTTTGATGATCATGGAGATTGGCTTGAATATAGTATTGAAAAGGATGCAACATATTGTTTTGGTTGCTATTTGTTCAAAAAAGACAACGCTGG AAGAGGGGAGGTAAAAGAGCGCTTTCTTGGTATTATTCATGTTGCTAATACTGTTGCTGCTACTCTTAAAGATGCAATTGAATCATTACTTATGGAGCATTCTCTAA GTTCGATTAATGGTCTCAAAACACTTATCTTGAATGATTCTCCATCTGCATATTGTGTGCATTGTTTTTCTCAACAACTCCAATTGACGCTAGTTGTTGTTGCTAAAAATAACACTGATTGCAGCTGGTTATTTGTTGATGTCCTTCctcttttcttgaattttgttggTGGTTCACCTAAGCGGAAAGAATTTCTTCGAGAGATACAAGCTTAA
- the LOC130463564 gene encoding uncharacterized protein → MVAIWLLCHYNDRNFDVRVQDTDETNYMDLVDDLFDDSIKQDVLIPDLFRLFYVNPSTNKRVELLNDVGLMGMWGLFKRTDTVEIWIEKANEKETSIQFRTAVKKRKDRKERKAAELRRKAEEFEREREEERRRLEREAEIQRDLEEQLANTVAVEVPVYDVEDLSVEYVRVYSSQHVDCFSPGGSQPPNTQKEPSPPPREPSPPPNNPSPPPRSPSPPPNNPSPPPRSPSPPPNNPSPPPRSPSPPPRSPSPPPTSPQTQPQQQQQQTEHQQQQQTEHQQQQQTEQQQHQPTEQQQQHQTEHQPDQTPPPNRAELNKGRGFRISRSHAKKTGEFVPKKRGGRPAGSRVRKPTAYNVEEEEQWDDESDDENFEESESDSETGFNSDDFIDEEIEEDEEQDVLKEVISERSFEDHLMGVISWIICMQMGKLWEACHGGLSSCNHG, encoded by the coding sequence ATGGTCGCAATTTGGTTGTTATGTCATTATAATGATCGGAATTTTGATGTGAGGGTACAAGATACTGATGAAACGAACTACATGGATTTGGTTGATGACTTGTTTGATGATTCTATTAAGCAAGATGTTCTGATTCCCGAtttatttagattgttttatgtTAATCCTAGTACGAATAAAAGAGTAGAATTGTTGAATGATGTTGGTTTGATGGGCATGTGGGGTTTATTTAAGCGCACAGATACTGTGGAAATATGGATAGAGAAGGCAAATGAGAAGGAAACTTCAATCCAATTTAGGACTGCAGTTAAGAAAAGGAAGGATAGGAAGGAAAGGAAGGCTGCAGAACTTAGAAGGAAAGCTGAGGAGTTTGAGAGGGAGAGGGAAGAGGAAAGGAGAAGGTTAGAAAGGGAGGCTGAGATTCAAAGGGATTTGGAGGAGCAATTGGCAAACACAGTGGCAGTTGAGGTGCCTGTGTATGATGTTGAGGATTTAAGCGTAGAGTACGTACGTGTTTACAGCTCACAACATGTTGACTGCTTTTCCCCGGGAGGTTCCCAACCACCAAATACACAAAAAGAGCCTTCACCACCACCAAGAGAgccctcaccaccaccaaataatccatcaccaccaccaagaagtccctcaccaccaccaaataatccatcaccaccaccaagaagtccctcaccaccaccaaataatccatcaccaccaccaagaagtccatcaccaccaccaagaagtccctcaccaccaccaaccTCACCACAAACACaaccacagcaacaacaacaacagacagaacatcagcaacaacaacaaacagaacatcaacaacaacaacaaacagaaCAACAGCAACACCAACCCACagaacagcagcaacaacatcaaacaGAACACCAGCCAGATCAGACACCCCCTCCTAACAGGGCTGAGTTAAACAAAGGGAGGGGTTTCAGAATTTCCAGAAGTCATGCTAAGAAGACGGGTGAGTTTGTTCCTAAGAAGAGGGGGGGAAGGCCTGCTGGTTCAAGGGTGAGGAAACCCACTGCATACAATGTGGAGGAAGAGGAGCAATGGGAtgatgagagtgatgatgaaAATTTTGAGGAGAGTGAGAGTGATAGTGAAACTGGTTTCAACTCCGACGATTTCATTGACGAAGaaattgaagaagatgaagaacaaGATGTTCTTAAGGAGGTAATTTCTGAGAGAAGTTTTGAGGATCATTTAATGGGAGTAATAAGCTGGATAATTTGTATGCAAATGGGAAAGTTGTGGGAAGCATGCCATGGGGGACTATCAAGTTGCAACCATGGATGA